A single genomic interval of Drosophila virilis strain 15010-1051.87 chromosome 2, Dvir_AGI_RSII-ME, whole genome shotgun sequence harbors:
- the Adss gene encoding adenylosuccinate synthetase, with protein MSTTIAVNGNHYQQLHQGRTSMYKSKVDVVLGAQWGDEGKGKVVDMLASEVDIVCRCQGGNNAGHTVVANGTEFDFHLLPSGVVNEKCISVIGNGVVIHLPSLFDEVLKNEAKGLQHLENRLIISDRAHLVFDFHQHVDGMQEAEKGGKSLGTTKKGIGPAYSSKATRNGIRVGELLGDFNLFSEKFKSIVNTHLRLFPSIKVDVDAELARYKDYVDKVRPYVKDTICFLHTALRNGKTILVEGANAAMLDIDFGTYPYVTSSNCSIGGVLTGLGLPPQTIGEVIGVVKAYTTRVGDGPFPTEQLNEIGDLLQTRGFEVGVTTKRKRRCGWLDIPLLKYTSLVNGYTCICITKLDILDTLPEIKVGVSYKRSSGDKLDHFPGTISELSDIEVEYAVLPGWQTSTEHIRNFKELPENAQNYVRFLESQLSVPVRWVGVGKGRESIINVH; from the exons ATGTCAACAACAATCGCAGTTAATGGTAATCACTACCAGCAATTGCATCAAGGACGCACCAGTATGTACAAGTCAAAAGTGGATGTTGTCCTAGGCGCCCAATGGGGCGATGAGGGCAAAGGCAAGGTGGTGGACATGCTCGCATCGGAAGTGGACATTGTCTGCAGGTGTCAG GGCGGAAATAACGCTGGACATACTGTGGTGGCAAATGGCACCGAATTCGATTTCCATCTGTTGCCCAGCGGCGTCGTGAACGAGAAGTGCATTTCGGTCATCG GCAACGGCGTCGTTATTCATCTGCCTTCGCTGTTCGACGAGGTGCTGAAGAATGAGGCTAAGGGATTGCAGCACTTGGAGAATCGTTTGATTATCTCGGATCGTGCGCATCTGGTGTTTGATTTCCATCAGCATGTCGATGGTATGCAGGAGGCCGAGAAGGGCGGCAAATCGCTAGGCACCACCAAAAAGGGCATTGGTCCGGCCTACTCCAGCAAAGCCACCCGCAATGGCATTCGCGTGGGCGAACTTCTTGGTGACTTTAACTTGTTCAGTGAGAA ATTCAAATCAATTGTGAACACACATTTGCGGCTGTTCCCATCGATTAAGGTCGATGTGGATGCCGAATTGGCGCGGTACAAGGATTACGTGGATAAGGTGCGGCCATATGTCAAGGACACGATTTGTTTCTTGCACACGGCACTGCGCAATGGCAAGACTATTTTGGTGGAAGGCGCTAATGCAGCCATGCTGGACATTGACTTTGGCACATATCCGTATGTGACCAGCAGTAATTGCAGTATTGGCGGCGTGCTGACCGGCTTGGGATTGCCGCCACAAACAATTGGCGAGGTCATTGGCGTTGTCAAGGCGTATACGACGCGTGTGGGCGATGGTCCGTTCCCCACCGAGCAGTTGAAC GAAATTGGCGATCTACTGCAGACGCGCGGCTTTGAGGTTGGCGTAACTACGAAGCGTAAGCGCCGCTGCGGCTGGCTGGACATTCCGCTGCTCAAATACACGTCGCTGGTTAACGGTTACACttgcatttgcataacaaAGCTCGATATTCTGGACACCTTGCCCGAGATTAAAGTGGGTGTGAGCTATAAACGCAGCAGTGGTGATAAACTGGATCATTTTCCTGGCACCATCAGCGAGCTGAGCGACATAGAGGTGGAGTACGCTGTACTTCCCGGCTGGCAGACGTCCACTGAGCACATACGCAACTTCAAGGAGTTGCCCGAGAACGCACAAAACTACGTACGCTTCTTAGAGAGCCAACTGAGCGTACCCGTGCGCTGGGTGGGTGTTGGTAAAGGCCGCGAATCTATAATTAATGTACATTAG